A region of Dryobates pubescens isolate bDryPub1 unplaced genomic scaffold, bDryPub1.pri scaffold_89_arrow_ctg1, whole genome shotgun sequence DNA encodes the following proteins:
- the LOC128899865 gene encoding olfactory receptor 14A16-like codes for MSNSSSITHFLLLPFPGTRQLQLLHFCLFLAIYLAALLGNGLIITTIAWDHHLHTPMYFFLLNLSFLDLGAISTTVPKSMDNSLRNTRDISYAGCVLQIFFLVFLIGAEYFLLTTMSYDRYVAICRPLHYETFLGSRVCVHLAASAWGCGFLTALLHTANTFSLPLCQGNAVDHFFCEIPQILKLSCSTSYLRELWLLVASACLAFVCFVLIVASYVQIFRAVLRIPSQQGRHKAFATCLPHLAVVSLFITTGFFAYLKSPSISSPSLDLSVSVLYSVVPPAVNPLIYSLRNQKLKAALSK; via the coding sequence atgtccaacagcagctccatcacccacttcctcctcctgccattcccaggcacaagacagctgcagctcctgcacttctgcctcttcctggccatctacctggctgccctgctgggcaatggcctcatcatcaccaccatagcctgggaccaccacctccacacccccatgtacttcttcctcctcaatctctccttccttgacctgggtgccatctccaccactgtccccaaatccatggacaattccctgaggaacaccagggacatctcctatgcaggatgtgttctCCAGATCTTCTTTTTAGTATTCCTAATTGgtgcagagtattttctcctcaccaccatgtcctacgatcgctacgttgccatctgcagacccctgcactatgagacctttctgggcagcagagtttgtgtccaCCTGGCAGCATCTGCCTGGGGCTGCGGCTTTCTCACTGCTCTgttgcacacagccaatacattttccctgcccctctgccagggcaatgctgtggaccacttcttctgtgaaatcccccagatcctcaagctctcctgctccacctcctacctcagggaactttggcttcttgtggcCAGTGCCTGTTTAgcctttgtctgttttgtgttgattgtggcatcctatgtgcagatcttcagggcagtgctgaggatcccctctcagcagggacgccacaaagcctttgccacctgcctccctcacctggctgtggtctctctGTTTATCACCACTGGCttctttgcctacctgaagtccccctccatctcctccccatccctggatctgtcggtgtcagttctgtactcagttgtgcctccagcagtgaaccctctcatctacagcctgaggaaccagaagctgaaggctgccctgagcaaa